The Primulina tabacum isolate GXHZ01 chromosome 16, ASM2559414v2, whole genome shotgun sequence genome window below encodes:
- the LOC142529554 gene encoding reticulon-like protein B2, which produces MPGSDYSEASDERARNEDGDQEKFHLFGRQKPVHSSLGGGIPADVILWRNKQISGGLLAGSTVIWLLFEHIGYHLIPFVCQSLIFSLATLFLWSNISFFVKKSAFEFPEMSLPEGLCASIALLLSDRCNKAFSFFREVALGKDLKKFLYTILGLWAVSVIGSLFDFLTLVYMTFVMLLTMPLFYEKNEDQVDSYARKATAKLKRQYSTLDEKYLQKLPKVPFIAGSKQQ; this is translated from the exons ATGCCGGGTTCGGATTATTCTGAAGCGTCGGACGAAAGAGCTCGAAATGAAGATGGGGATCAAGAAAAGTTTCACCTGTTTGGGAGGCAGAAACCTGTGCACAGCTCCCTTGGTGGTGGCATTC CTGCAGATGTTATACTGTGGCGTAACAAGCAAATATCAGGAGGTTTGCTAGCTGGATCAACTGTCATATGGCTCCTCTTCGAACACATTGGCTATCATTTGATTCCATTTGTTTGTCAATCTCTAATATTCTCTCTCGCCACTTTGTTCTTGTGGTCCAACATCTCCTTTTTCGTCAAGAA GTCTGCTTTTGAGTTCCCTGAGATGTCATTACCTGAGGGATTGTGCGCGAGCATTGCGCTACTGCTAAGTGACCGCTGCAACAAGGCATTTTCCTTCTTTAGGGAAGTAGCATTGGGAAAGGATTTAAAGAAATTCTTATat ACAATTCTAGGATTATGGGCGGTATCTGTCATAGGCAGCTTGTTCGACTTCTTGACTCTTGTCTATATGA CATTTGTGATGCTGTTGACCATGCCTCTATTCTATGAGAAAAACGAAGATCAAGTCGATTCTTATGCTCGAAAGGCGACAGCGAAACTCAAGAGACAATACAGCACACTGGATGAAAAGTATCTTCAAAAGTTGCCAAAAGTTCCTTTCATAGCCGGCAGTAAGCAGCAGTGA